A window of the Campylobacteraceae bacterium genome harbors these coding sequences:
- a CDS encoding acyl-CoA dehydrogenase: MESLIFIFILLLLAYFSYPLYLWCTVIVIYAYVSDVSLSLIMVFIFFSLFFIIKDLRLSFISKNLVLLIKRKALLPKISSTEKAALEAGTNWVESNFFKAQVDFEAIKNQKITHLSKEEEDFLNNEVNTLCEMSSDWEIFQNRDLSPEIWTYIKENKFFGMIIPKEYGGLGFSATAHSHIIEKLVSRSQVLAITIMVPNSLGPAELILKHGTQKQKDKYLNNLALGREVPCFALTEPNAGSDATSITSSGILFKDENNTIKIKLNFTKRYITLANIATLIGLAFVLKDPDHLLGEKEDLGITFGLINANTKGVDNSKRHDPLNIPFVNSPLDGKDVIIDLGDIIGGQEGIGQGWKMLVESLSIGRGISLPSVSLGGSKLALSVSTYYTSLREQFGLSLSHFEAIEEKIAKIASYTYMLNAARNYTLDAIDAGEKPGVVNSIMKYHATEKFREIINDSMDILGGSAIMRGPNNLLAHAYFALPISITVEGANILTRNLMQFGQGLIKSHPFITKEIQAIEEENIEAFDKAFFSHISLVSHAFAKTVFCFLSRASFVRTKGEFKNYKRKLLWASAQFTLLTNIVLIIVGPALKKRENLSGRFGDILSYCYLITATLREFDNNPKEENKALVDYFCLYAFNEIQKAFEDIISNIGVLKIFLPILRLNPIALKAKDSLNNTIVTNLKKEEHLNALCKNIFISKDKKDRLHLMQEAFILNKKYDKHFKEIKKSVKEGKLKKDTMNNILEEAHQKEMINASSLRAMKRAYKMKQEVISVDSFKVKEYKANK, from the coding sequence ATGGAAAGTTTAATTTTTATATTTATTTTATTATTATTGGCATATTTTTCTTACCCCTTATATTTATGGTGTACTGTAATTGTGATATATGCTTATGTCTCAGATGTAAGTTTGAGTTTAATAATGGTTTTTATTTTCTTTTCTTTGTTTTTTATTATTAAAGATTTACGTCTTTCTTTTATTTCTAAAAACTTGGTTCTATTAATAAAAAGAAAAGCTTTACTGCCTAAAATATCTTCTACTGAAAAAGCAGCCCTAGAAGCTGGTACAAATTGGGTGGAAAGCAATTTTTTTAAAGCACAAGTTGATTTCGAAGCCATCAAAAATCAAAAAATTACGCACTTAAGTAAAGAAGAAGAAGATTTTTTAAACAATGAAGTTAATACCTTATGTGAAATGAGTTCTGATTGGGAGATTTTCCAAAACAGAGATTTAAGCCCAGAAATTTGGACATATATAAAAGAGAATAAATTCTTTGGTATGATTATTCCCAAAGAGTACGGAGGCCTTGGTTTTTCGGCAACTGCCCATTCTCACATAATTGAAAAACTCGTTTCGCGCTCACAAGTACTAGCAATTACTATTATGGTTCCCAATTCACTAGGACCTGCTGAACTAATATTAAAACACGGTACTCAAAAACAAAAAGACAAGTACTTAAATAACTTAGCGTTGGGAAGAGAAGTTCCTTGTTTTGCTTTAACAGAACCCAATGCAGGGAGTGATGCTACTTCGATTACTTCAAGTGGTATTTTGTTTAAAGATGAAAATAATACTATAAAAATCAAACTAAATTTTACTAAACGTTATATTACTTTAGCAAATATAGCTACATTGATTGGTTTGGCTTTTGTTTTAAAAGATCCTGATCATTTATTAGGAGAAAAAGAAGATTTAGGTATTACTTTTGGATTAATTAATGCTAATACAAAAGGAGTTGATAATTCAAAACGTCATGATCCTTTAAATATTCCTTTTGTCAATTCTCCTTTAGATGGAAAAGATGTCATTATTGATCTAGGAGACATTATTGGAGGACAAGAAGGAATAGGACAAGGCTGGAAAATGCTTGTTGAGTCTTTATCAATAGGACGCGGTATTTCTTTGCCTTCCGTCTCTCTTGGTGGTTCTAAACTTGCATTAAGTGTAAGTACTTATTATACTTCTCTAAGAGAACAGTTTGGTTTAAGTCTTAGTCATTTTGAAGCAATAGAAGAAAAAATTGCCAAAATTGCTTCTTATACTTATATGTTAAATGCTGCTAGAAACTATACGCTGGATGCTATTGATGCGGGTGAGAAACCAGGAGTGGTTAACTCTATTATGAAATACCATGCAACAGAAAAATTCAGAGAAATAATAAATGATTCTATGGATATTTTGGGAGGAAGTGCGATTATGAGGGGACCTAATAATCTTTTAGCCCATGCTTATTTTGCTCTTCCAATTTCTATTACTGTTGAGGGTGCTAATATTTTAACACGAAATCTTATGCAATTTGGACAAGGTTTAATAAAATCACATCCCTTTATTACCAAAGAAATACAAGCCATTGAAGAAGAAAACATTGAAGCTTTTGATAAGGCTTTTTTCTCTCATATTTCTTTGGTTTCTCATGCTTTTGCTAAAACTGTTTTTTGTTTTTTAAGCAGAGCTTCTTTTGTAAGAACAAAAGGTGAATTTAAAAACTACAAAAGAAAACTTCTTTGGGCTTCTGCGCAATTCACTTTATTAACAAATATTGTTTTAATAATAGTAGGGCCTGCTTTGAAAAAAAGAGAAAACTTATCCGGACGTTTTGGGGATATACTTTCTTATTGTTATTTAATAACAGCAACCTTACGAGAATTTGATAACAATCCTAAAGAAGAAAATAAAGCTTTGGTTGATTATTTTTGTTTGTATGCTTTTAATGAAATTCAAAAAGCTTTTGAAGATATAATCAGTAATATAGGTGTTTTAAAAATATTCTTGCCAATTTTACGATTAAATCCTATTGCATTAAAAGCAAAAGATTCTTTAAACAATACCATAGTAACAAACCTTAAAAAAGAAGAGCATTTAAATGCTTTATGTAAAAATATTTTTATAAGTAAAGATAAAAAAGACCGTCTACATCTTATGCAAGAGGCTTTTATTTTAAATAAAAAATACGACAAACACTTTAAAGAAATTAAAAAATCTGTAAAAGAAGGGAAATTAAAAAAGGATACAATGAACAATATCTTAGAAGAAGCGCATCAAAAAGAAATGATTAATGCTTCAAGTTTACGAGCAATGAAAAGAGCTTATAAAATGAAACAAGAAGTTATTTCTGTGGATTCTTTTAAAGTAAAAGAATATAAGGCTAATAAATGA
- a CDS encoding enoyl-CoA hydratase/isomerase family protein, with protein MTNILLKIQNNIATLEIDCKNEKVNILSLQVLNELDEKLNEIIQNKSIKLLLIQSGKKNTFIAGADIKEIQTFKDEEEVLGLLEKGHSIFNKLENLNIPSVVYINGACMGGGLELALACTYRVISAQSKLAFPEVKLGFFPGLGGTQRAPKVMGLINALDLILSGKTIDAKKAYRIQLADAIFDEGQKEFKLKAFIKNVLNHKIKKRKTFSLLESWPLRELIFSKALKTLKRKVNKDFKGPYIALNIIKKTYQKDFKHGLELEAKEFSKLAVSKEAKYMIELFFMFEKYNKNFTKTKDPLSKVSILGCGVMGQGIIWLFSKYLKEVRIKDISLDYIQGALKKIAKLYDFALQNRSLSKTQVDFNMNKISYTKDFSGMKDIEFAIEVIFENEKVKKQAYKELEEVLNPDAIIASNTSSISIETLSQNIKNKKNFLGVHFFNPANLMPLVEVIPSSHTSKKTINRVLELLVSCGKTPIVVGDCAGFVVNRILLPYLNEAAFILKDSSSITQIDKVLKDFGMPMGPFVLADTVGIDVGYEVSKILNKAYGKRMPISDILIKLHELKLFGRKTQEGFYTYEGKNIQENQSIESMINENRKDISKNEILDRCLLIMINEAARCLEENIVQDANTINFAMITGTGFPPYKGGLLSYANDLGLEYIVKTLKKLQEEQGLRFKPCKLLLALEKNNQNFNTGDTLWKV; from the coding sequence ATGACTAATATACTTTTAAAAATACAAAATAATATTGCCACGCTAGAAATTGATTGTAAAAATGAAAAAGTTAATATTTTAAGTTTGCAAGTACTTAATGAATTAGATGAAAAACTTAATGAAATTATTCAAAACAAAAGTATTAAACTTTTACTTATACAAAGTGGCAAAAAAAACACTTTTATAGCAGGCGCTGATATAAAAGAAATTCAAACTTTTAAAGATGAAGAAGAAGTATTAGGCCTTTTAGAAAAAGGGCACAGCATATTTAACAAATTGGAAAACCTAAACATTCCTTCTGTTGTTTATATTAATGGTGCTTGTATGGGGGGAGGATTAGAGCTTGCTTTGGCTTGTACCTATAGAGTAATAAGTGCACAAAGTAAACTTGCTTTTCCAGAAGTGAAACTTGGTTTTTTCCCAGGGCTTGGAGGAACACAAAGAGCACCTAAAGTTATGGGATTAATTAATGCTTTGGATTTAATCTTAAGTGGGAAAACCATTGATGCAAAAAAAGCCTATCGCATTCAATTAGCGGATGCAATTTTTGATGAAGGACAAAAAGAGTTTAAATTAAAAGCGTTTATTAAAAATGTGCTTAATCATAAAATTAAAAAAAGAAAAACTTTTTCTCTTCTTGAGTCTTGGCCTCTTAGAGAATTAATTTTTAGCAAAGCGCTTAAAACCCTTAAAAGAAAAGTAAATAAAGATTTTAAAGGTCCTTATATTGCGCTTAATATTATAAAAAAAACCTATCAAAAAGATTTTAAACACGGTTTAGAATTAGAAGCCAAAGAATTTTCAAAACTTGCTGTTTCCAAAGAAGCAAAATACATGATAGAGCTGTTTTTTATGTTTGAAAAATACAATAAAAACTTTACAAAAACAAAAGATCCCCTTTCAAAAGTTAGTATTTTAGGCTGTGGAGTAATGGGACAAGGAATTATCTGGCTTTTCTCAAAATATCTTAAAGAAGTAAGAATTAAAGATATTTCTTTGGATTATATACAAGGCGCTTTAAAAAAAATAGCCAAACTTTATGATTTCGCATTACAAAACAGATCTCTTAGTAAAACACAAGTTGATTTTAATATGAATAAAATTTCTTATACAAAAGATTTTTCTGGAATGAAGGATATAGAGTTTGCGATTGAAGTGATTTTTGAAAATGAAAAAGTTAAAAAACAGGCCTATAAAGAATTAGAAGAAGTATTAAACCCTGATGCAATAATTGCAAGCAATACCTCTTCTATCTCAATTGAGACCTTAAGTCAAAATATAAAAAATAAAAAGAACTTTTTAGGTGTTCATTTTTTTAATCCTGCAAACTTAATGCCTTTGGTTGAAGTAATACCAAGCTCACATACTTCTAAAAAAACAATAAATAGAGTTTTGGAGTTATTGGTTTCTTGTGGAAAAACACCTATTGTTGTAGGAGATTGTGCCGGTTTTGTAGTCAATAGAATTTTACTTCCTTATCTTAATGAAGCTGCTTTTATTTTAAAAGACAGTTCCAGTATTACTCAAATCGATAAAGTTTTAAAAGATTTTGGAATGCCAATGGGACCTTTTGTTTTAGCAGATACTGTTGGTATTGATGTGGGTTATGAAGTAAGTAAGATTTTAAATAAAGCCTACGGGAAAAGAATGCCTATAAGTGATATTTTAATAAAACTGCATGAATTAAAACTCTTTGGGAGAAAAACACAAGAAGGTTTTTATACCTATGAAGGCAAAAACATACAAGAAAACCAAAGTATAGAAAGCATGATTAATGAAAACAGAAAAGACATTTCAAAGAATGAAATATTAGATCGGTGTTTATTAATTATGATTAATGAAGCAGCACGATGTTTAGAAGAAAATATCGTGCAAGATGCGAATACTATTAATTTTGCAATGATTACAGGAACAGGTTTTCCACCTTATAAAGGAGGACTTTTATCTTATGCCAATGATTTGGGTTTAGAATACATAGTTAAAACCTTAAAAAAACTTCAAGAAGAACAAGGTTTACGTTTTAAACCCTGTAAGTTATTATTGGCTTTAGAAAAAAACAATCAAAACTTTAATACAGGAGATACATTATGGAAAGTTTAA
- a CDS encoding thiolase family protein, with amino-acid sequence MKEKIVIIDGLRSPISKAGFELKNIQADTLGAIITKELVLRTGISYDAFDEIILGNVAQPAHAANIARIIAIKAGFSQKTPAYTVHRNCASGMQAISSAIEKINSDQGSLYLVGGVESMSNIPLLYQDAYKDFITQISYSKSLAQRLKILSTFKLSHLKPVIALLLGLSDPISGQIMGLTAENLANEFGISREEQDEYALLSHLKAQAAQEKNILDDEIHAIITKETSFFKDNGIRFNQNMQALEKLKPIFDKNAGTVTAGNSSQISDGACMLILSTQSKAKELGLKVLGCIKDYAYVGLEAKRMGLGPIYATKKLFDKTGTSLKDIDLIELNEAFSAQSLANIKAFNSNSFCKKTFNSPALGEINPDILNVNGGAIALGHPVGMSGARIVLSALKQLKRTNKKTALATLCVGGGQGAAFLLEAYND; translated from the coding sequence ATGAAAGAAAAAATTGTAATAATTGATGGTTTAAGAAGCCCAATATCAAAAGCTGGTTTTGAATTAAAAAACATTCAAGCAGATACTCTGGGTGCTATTATAACAAAAGAACTGGTTCTAAGAACAGGTATTTCTTATGATGCATTTGATGAAATAATACTTGGAAATGTTGCTCAACCGGCACATGCAGCCAATATTGCAAGAATCATTGCAATAAAAGCGGGTTTTTCACAAAAAACACCTGCGTATACGGTTCACCGTAATTGTGCTTCTGGAATGCAAGCCATATCTTCAGCAATTGAGAAAATAAACAGCGATCAAGGTTCTTTGTATCTTGTGGGGGGAGTTGAATCTATGAGTAATATTCCCCTACTTTATCAAGATGCTTATAAAGATTTTATTACGCAAATAAGCTATAGTAAAAGTCTTGCTCAAAGGTTAAAAATCTTAAGCACTTTTAAACTAAGTCACTTAAAACCTGTTATTGCTTTACTTTTAGGATTATCTGACCCTATTTCTGGTCAAATCATGGGTTTAACCGCTGAAAATCTTGCAAATGAATTTGGAATTTCAAGAGAAGAACAAGATGAATATGCGCTACTCTCACACTTAAAAGCACAAGCGGCACAAGAGAAAAACATTCTTGATGATGAAATACATGCAATAATTACCAAAGAAACATCTTTTTTTAAAGACAATGGAATACGTTTCAATCAAAACATGCAAGCCTTAGAAAAACTAAAACCCATCTTTGATAAAAATGCAGGAACAGTAACTGCTGGAAATTCATCTCAAATATCAGATGGTGCTTGTATGTTAATACTAAGTACCCAAAGTAAAGCAAAAGAATTAGGCCTTAAAGTACTTGGCTGTATTAAAGATTATGCTTATGTTGGACTTGAAGCTAAAAGAATGGGATTAGGTCCTATTTATGCTACAAAAAAACTTTTTGATAAAACAGGAACTTCTTTAAAAGACATAGATCTTATTGAATTAAATGAAGCTTTTTCAGCCCAAAGTTTGGCCAATATTAAAGCTTTCAACTCCAATAGTTTTTGTAAAAAGACCTTTAACTCTCCTGCTCTTGGAGAAATAAATCCGGACATTTTAAATGTCAATGGAGGAGCTATTGCGTTAGGTCATCCTGTTGGAATGAGTGGAGCACGTATTGTATTAAGTGCACTTAAACAATTAAAAAGAACAAATAAAAAAACAGCCCTTGCTACTTTATGTGTAGGTGGTGGACAAGGTGCAGCATTTTTATTGGAGGCTTATAATGACTAA
- a CDS encoding long-chain fatty acid--CoA ligase has protein sequence MKTLPFKTYQELFKSFTKSENKYFLNYLFKGEYKNISTSLFKNKVLSLAKELKNIGIKENDTVAICAVSSPFWLIFDFALHQIGAVSVPIFANISIKNLNFELNDANISYIFIDDKNTIKNIKKDLVFITHTFEDSKNNFYCFDDLFYSNTLQQEIHADDIYKTNENDIFSIIYTSGNTGTPKGVVLSNKNIISQINDIDFLIHLKKDEIILSLLPLAHIFERTVMSYYLSKNVSIYFVDEITNVANLLKIVKPTMMTAVPRLLEKIYNKIKTNIESKPLISKILASLAFSYAMRYDINKQGFIYKLFDKIVYIKFREIFGSRLQKLVSGGAPLNKDICNFFVNIGINIYQGYGLSEFSPVISTNAPDAQKVGSCGKLLKSAEIKFLDKEILVKGPSLMREYLNQKELTKNTIDDEGWLHTGDIGHMDEEGYLYVSSRKKEIFKSSTGEYVNAVFLEQELSKNKYIEFSIIIANNKKYVSALLFVDKDKYLLEKQKNTDLSIEAYYANRSIINEIDKHIKKINKNLNSWERIVKYTLILNDISIETGELTPSMKICRNKIEELYEDQISTMY, from the coding sequence ATGAAAACTTTACCTTTTAAAACCTATCAAGAATTATTTAAGTCTTTTACTAAAAGTGAAAATAAGTATTTTTTAAATTACCTCTTTAAAGGGGAATACAAAAATATTTCAACGAGTTTATTTAAAAATAAAGTTTTAAGTCTTGCAAAAGAACTAAAAAACATTGGCATAAAAGAAAACGATACTGTTGCAATCTGTGCAGTATCAAGCCCTTTTTGGCTTATTTTTGATTTTGCTTTGCATCAAATAGGCGCAGTATCCGTGCCCATTTTTGCTAACATTTCCATCAAAAACTTAAACTTTGAGCTTAATGATGCAAATATATCGTATATATTTATTGATGATAAAAACACAATAAAAAATATAAAAAAAGACCTTGTTTTTATTACCCATACTTTTGAAGATTCTAAAAATAACTTTTATTGTTTTGATGATCTGTTTTATTCTAATACCTTACAACAAGAAATACACGCAGATGATATTTATAAAACAAATGAAAATGATATTTTTTCTATCATTTATACCAGCGGAAATACAGGAACACCTAAAGGAGTAGTATTAAGTAATAAAAATATTATTTCACAAATAAATGATATTGATTTCCTTATTCATTTAAAAAAGGATGAAATTATTTTATCCTTACTTCCTTTGGCCCATATTTTTGAGCGAACCGTAATGTCTTATTATTTAAGCAAAAACGTTAGTATTTATTTTGTAGATGAAATAACAAATGTGGCAAACTTACTTAAAATAGTAAAACCCACCATGATGACAGCAGTGCCAAGATTATTGGAAAAAATATATAATAAAATCAAAACAAACATAGAATCAAAACCTTTAATAAGTAAAATCCTTGCAAGCTTGGCTTTTTCTTATGCAATGAGATATGACATCAATAAACAAGGTTTCATTTATAAACTTTTTGACAAAATAGTTTATATAAAATTCAGAGAGATATTTGGCTCACGCTTACAAAAACTTGTTTCAGGAGGCGCTCCTTTAAACAAAGATATCTGTAATTTTTTTGTAAATATTGGAATTAATATTTACCAAGGTTATGGTTTGAGTGAATTTTCTCCTGTTATTTCCACAAATGCTCCTGATGCACAAAAAGTGGGTTCTTGTGGAAAATTACTTAAAAGTGCTGAAATTAAATTTCTTGACAAGGAGATATTAGTAAAAGGCCCTTCTTTAATGAGAGAGTATCTTAATCAAAAAGAACTAACTAAAAATACTATTGATGATGAGGGCTGGTTACATACGGGAGATATTGGACATATGGATGAAGAAGGTTATTTATATGTAAGCAGTAGAAAAAAAGAAATATTTAAAAGCTCCACAGGAGAATATGTCAATGCTGTTTTTTTAGAGCAAGAACTTTCAAAAAACAAATACATTGAATTTAGTATTATTATTGCTAATAATAAAAAATATGTAAGCGCTTTACTTTTTGTTGACAAAGACAAATATCTTTTAGAAAAACAAAAGAATACGGACTTAAGCATTGAAGCTTATTATGCAAATAGGAGTATCATAAATGAGATAGATAAACATATTAAAAAAATCAATAAAAATTTAAACTCATGGGAACGTATTGTTAAATATACACTCATTCTAAATGATATTTCAATTGAAACGGGAGAATTAACACCTTCAATGAAAATATGTAGAAATAAAATAGAGGAATTATATGAAGACCAAATAAGCACAATGTATTAG
- a CDS encoding bifunctional aconitate hydratase 2/2-methylisocitrate dehydratase, which produces MSLIAAYQKHTEERLQEGSLPPLALTADETAQLVELLKANNVADADYAVEIFKNNINPGVDDAAYVKAAFLNDIVQGQVSCTVISKIDAIKILGTMMGGFNVTPLVDALKIDDLAKEAANQLKNTILVYDSFNDVKELADNGNIMAASIIQSWADAEWFTNKPALEDEITVTVYKIPGETNTDDLSPATVAFTRADIPLHATSMLQSRMEDPLNKMIELKEKGYPLAYVGDVVGTGSSRKSGINSVQWHMGRDIVGVPNKRTGGVVIGSIIAPIFFNTAEDSGCLPIQAPVDDLETGDVITVKPSEGVITKDGKVVSTFTIEPNTLPDEMRAGGRIPLIIGKGLTAKAREALKLPASDLFIIPTQPEDDGKGFTQGQKMVGKACGMEGVKPGMYVEPICTTVGSQDTTGPMTRDEIKELAALSFGADMVMQSFCHTAAYPKPADVKLQHTLPEFITSRSGVTLRPGDGVIHSWLNRLCLPDTIGTGGDSHTRFPIGMSFPAGSGLIAFASVTGSMPLTMPESVLVKFVGEMQPGITLRDMVNAIPYQAIKDGLLTVEKKGKKNVFAGKMIEITGLPDLKVEQAFELSDAAAERSAAACCIQLDKEPIIEYLSSNIALIEKMIEEGYNDARTLQRRADKMKEWIANPILLTPDDDAVYSDTIIIDMSTITEPLLCCPNDPDDVDTLTNILADPKRITDRIEEVFVGSCMTNIGLFRALGEILKGEGPVPTKLWIAPPTKMDKQQLTEEGYYAIFGEAGARLEIPGCSLCMGNQAHVKQGAVVFSTSTRNFDNRLGKDSQVYLGSAEVAALAALLGRLPTKAEYLDMVPKKITHEKRADIYKYLNFHEVTSAELTNLVHS; this is translated from the coding sequence ATGAGTTTAATCGCTGCTTACCAAAAGCATACAGAAGAAAGACTTCAAGAGGGCTCTTTGCCACCATTGGCACTAACTGCTGATGAAACTGCACAATTAGTTGAATTATTAAAAGCAAACAATGTTGCTGATGCTGATTATGCTGTAGAAATATTTAAAAATAACATTAATCCAGGTGTTGATGATGCTGCTTATGTAAAAGCAGCTTTTTTAAATGACATTGTTCAAGGACAAGTATCCTGTACTGTTATTTCTAAAATAGATGCAATCAAAATTTTAGGAACAATGATGGGTGGGTTTAATGTAACTCCATTAGTAGATGCACTTAAAATTGATGATTTAGCCAAAGAAGCTGCAAATCAATTAAAAAACACTATTTTAGTATACGATTCTTTTAATGATGTAAAAGAATTAGCGGACAATGGAAATATTATGGCTGCTTCTATTATTCAATCATGGGCTGATGCTGAGTGGTTTACTAATAAACCTGCATTAGAAGATGAAATCACTGTAACTGTTTATAAAATTCCAGGTGAAACCAATACAGATGATTTATCACCTGCAACAGTAGCTTTTACAAGAGCTGATATTCCTTTACATGCAACGTCAATGTTACAATCACGTATGGAAGATCCATTAAATAAAATGATTGAACTTAAAGAAAAAGGTTATCCTTTAGCTTATGTTGGTGATGTTGTTGGAACAGGGTCTTCAAGAAAATCTGGAATTAACTCTGTTCAATGGCATATGGGAAGAGATATTGTTGGAGTTCCTAATAAAAGAACAGGTGGAGTTGTTATTGGTTCTATTATTGCTCCTATTTTCTTTAATACGGCAGAAGATTCAGGATGTTTACCTATTCAAGCCCCAGTTGATGATTTAGAAACAGGTGATGTTATTACGGTTAAACCAAGTGAAGGTGTAATTACTAAAGATGGAAAAGTGGTTTCTACTTTTACAATTGAACCAAATACTTTACCTGACGAAATGAGAGCAGGGGGACGAATTCCTTTAATTATTGGAAAAGGTTTAACTGCAAAAGCAAGAGAAGCACTAAAACTTCCTGCTAGTGATTTATTTATTATTCCTACTCAACCAGAAGATGATGGAAAAGGTTTTACTCAAGGTCAAAAAATGGTTGGTAAAGCTTGTGGTATGGAAGGTGTTAAACCAGGTATGTATGTAGAACCTATCTGTACAACAGTAGGATCTCAAGATACAACTGGTCCTATGACTAGAGATGAGATTAAAGAACTTGCAGCACTTTCTTTTGGTGCTGATATGGTTATGCAATCATTTTGTCATACTGCTGCTTATCCAAAACCAGCAGATGTTAAATTACAACATACACTTCCTGAGTTTATTACTTCAAGAAGCGGTGTTACGTTAAGACCAGGGGATGGTGTTATTCACTCTTGGTTAAACAGATTGTGTTTACCTGATACAATTGGTACTGGTGGAGATAGCCATACTAGATTCCCTATTGGAATGAGTTTCCCTGCTGGATCTGGACTTATTGCTTTTGCATCTGTAACTGGATCTATGCCTTTAACTATGCCAGAATCTGTTTTGGTTAAGTTTGTTGGTGAAATGCAACCAGGAATTACCTTAAGAGATATGGTTAATGCTATTCCTTACCAAGCTATCAAAGACGGTTTATTAACGGTTGAGAAAAAAGGTAAAAAGAATGTATTTGCTGGAAAAATGATTGAGATTACAGGTCTTCCTGATTTAAAAGTTGAACAAGCGTTTGAATTATCAGATGCAGCAGCAGAACGATCAGCAGCAGCTTGTTGTATTCAATTAGATAAAGAACCAATTATTGAGTACTTGTCTTCAAATATAGCATTAATTGAGAAAATGATTGAAGAAGGTTATAACGATGCACGAACGCTTCAACGACGTGCTGATAAAATGAAAGAATGGATTGCAAATCCTATCTTACTTACTCCTGATGATGATGCAGTTTATTCTGATACTATTATTATTGATATGAGTACCATTACTGAACCATTATTATGTTGTCCAAATGATCCAGATGATGTTGATACATTAACAAACATTTTGGCTGATCCAAAAAGAATTACAGACAGAATTGAAGAAGTATTTGTTGGTTCTTGTATGACAAATATTGGATTATTCAGAGCTTTAGGAGAAATTCTTAAAGGGGAAGGTCCAGTACCTACTAAATTATGGATTGCACCTCCCACTAAAATGGATAAACAACAATTAACTGAAGAAGGGTATTATGCAATCTTTGGAGAAGCAGGAGCAAGATTAGAAATTCCTGGTTGTTCTTTATGTATGGGGAATCAAGCTCATGTTAAACAAGGAGCAGTAGTATTCTCAACATCTACACGTAACTTTGATAACAGACTTGGTAAAGATTCTCAAGTTTATCTTGGATCTGCAGAAGTTGCAGCATTAGCAGCTTTATTAGGGAGACTTCCTACTAAAGCAGAATACTTAGATATGGTACCTAAGAAAATTACTCATGAAAAAAGAGCGGATATTTATAAATACTTAAACTTCCACGAAGTTACATCAGCAGAATTAACAAACCTAGTTCATTCTTAA
- a CDS encoding transglutaminase-like cysteine peptidase, producing the protein MIKILIILFSLISLSQASFIKSLGLTNTDINDIKTDKNKKYIFNRLLAFKRLKYELKEEKNKEIILIRVNNFFNKIEALADLKNYKKIDYWASRKEFLIRGKGDCEDYVIAKYFTLIELGFETKDFSLLQVEYKKQLHLVLTYKNNKEKMVLDNINKKILNINERKDLKALYEIQSLDLKAYKNKKITHLLAFKWNELLQRLEN; encoded by the coding sequence ATGATAAAAATATTAATTATACTTTTTAGCCTTATTTCACTTAGTCAAGCATCTTTTATCAAGTCCTTGGGTTTAACAAACACTGATATAAATGACATTAAAACAGACAAAAATAAGAAATATATTTTCAACAGACTTCTTGCTTTCAAACGTTTAAAATATGAACTAAAAGAAGAAAAAAACAAGGAAATAATACTTATTCGAGTTAATAATTTTTTTAATAAAATTGAAGCTTTAGCTGATTTGAAAAATTACAAAAAAATTGATTATTGGGCAAGTAGAAAAGAATTTTTAATAAGAGGAAAAGGGGATTGTGAAGATTATGTTATTGCAAAATACTTTACCCTCATTGAATTAGGATTTGAAACAAAAGACTTCTCTCTTCTTCAAGTTGAATATAAAAAACAATTGCATTTAGTTCTTACGTATAAAAACAATAAAGAAAAAATGGTTTTAGACAATATTAATAAAAAGATTCTAAATATTAATGAAAGAAAAGACTTAAAAGCTTTGTATGAAATACAATCTTTAGATTTAAAAGCCTACAAAAATAAAAAAATCACTCACTTACTCGCATTCAAATGGAACGAACTTTTACAACGTTTGGAAAATTAA